A stretch of the Thermus thermophilus genome encodes the following:
- a CDS encoding HEPN domain-containing protein, with translation MPREATDPLAWLVRAKSNLARARAGRISPEVLWEEPCFDAQQAAEKALKALLVALGIPFPKTHDLERLLELIRPHIPVPLELEALVRLNPFAVASRYPGDLPEATEEDWREALALAERAVAWVEEVLKSSRG, from the coding sequence ATGCCGCGTGAAGCCACAGATCCCTTGGCTTGGCTCGTCCGGGCCAAGAGCAATCTGGCCCGGGCCCGAGCCGGGCGAATAAGCCCTGAAGTGCTTTGGGAGGAACCTTGCTTTGACGCGCAACAGGCTGCAGAAAAGGCCCTCAAAGCTCTTCTGGTTGCCTTAGGTATACCTTTTCCCAAGACCCACGACCTGGAAAGGCTCCTGGAGCTGATCCGCCCCCATATCCCCGTGCCCCTAGAGCTGGAAGCCCTTGTCCGGCTCAACCCCTTTGCCGTCGCCAGCCGCTACCCCGGGGACCTCCCGGAAGCCACGGAGGAGGACTGGAGGGAAGCCCTCGCGCTCGCGGAGCGGGCCGTGGCCTGGGTGGAGGAAGTCTTAAAAAGCAGCCGTGGCTAG
- a CDS encoding NADH-quinone oxidoreductase subunit 15, with product MSASSERELYEAWVELLSWMREYAREKGVRFEKEADFPDFIYRMERPYDLPTTIMTASLSDGLGEPFLLADVSPRHAKLKRIGLRLPRAHIHLHAHYEPGKGLVTGKIPLTKERFFALADRAREALAFA from the coding sequence ATGAGCGCGTCTTCCGAGCGCGAACTCTACGAGGCCTGGGTGGAGCTCCTCTCCTGGATGCGGGAGTACGCCCGGGAGAAGGGCGTGCGCTTTGAGAAGGAGGCGGACTTCCCCGACTTCATCTACCGCATGGAGCGGCCCTACGACCTCCCCACCACCATCATGACCGCTTCCCTCTCCGACGGGCTTGGGGAGCCCTTCCTCCTCGCCGACGTCTCCCCGAGGCACGCCAAGCTCAAGCGCATCGGTCTCCGCCTTCCCCGGGCCCACATCCACCTCCACGCCCACTACGAGCCGGGAAAGGGCCTGGTCACGGGGAAAATCCCCCTCACCAAGGAGCGCTTCTTCGCCCTGGCGGATAGGGCCCGGGAGGCCCTGGCCTTCGCCTAG
- the hemW gene encoding radical SAM family heme chaperone HemW produces MASLYVHVPFCPTLCPYCDFHVVRRGPGWVEAYLRRLAEEAQALHEGFPKPLRTLYLGGGTPSYLRDRELVALFQSLPWALAEGAEVTLEANPGTLSPGRLRLLKDLGVNRLSLGVQSFQEGVLKFLGRAHGRKGALKAVEMALEGGFRVSIDLILGLPMQDVEADLKEAARLGVGHVSAYTLQVEKGTPFALLGLREDPEREAWAMERAEEVLGEAGLLRYEVSNFAREGEEARHNLVYWRAGFWLALGPRATGQYPGKGGAYALRRTAPPLPRWLLGEAPEEEAISPLEHAKESLMLGLRLREGVEVGAVEKRTGLTLFPLLQGRAMELAQEGLLQVRGKRLLPTPKAFPLLHRVVLELWEALAPLAPDQGG; encoded by the coding sequence GTGGCTAGCCTCTATGTCCACGTCCCCTTCTGCCCCACCCTCTGCCCCTACTGCGACTTCCACGTGGTCCGGCGGGGGCCGGGGTGGGTGGAGGCCTACCTAAGGCGCCTGGCCGAGGAGGCCCAAGCCCTCCACGAGGGCTTCCCCAAGCCCCTACGCACCCTCTACCTGGGCGGGGGAACGCCGAGCTACCTGAGGGACCGGGAGCTCGTGGCCCTCTTCCAAAGCCTTCCCTGGGCGCTTGCCGAGGGGGCCGAGGTGACCCTGGAGGCCAACCCCGGAACCCTCTCCCCTGGCCGCCTCCGGCTCCTCAAGGACCTCGGGGTGAACCGCCTCTCCCTCGGGGTGCAAAGCTTCCAGGAGGGGGTCCTCAAGTTCCTAGGGCGGGCCCACGGGAGGAAGGGGGCGCTAAAGGCGGTGGAGATGGCCTTGGAAGGGGGCTTTCGCGTCTCCATAGACCTCATCCTGGGCCTTCCCATGCAGGACGTGGAAGCCGACCTGAAGGAGGCGGCCCGCCTCGGGGTGGGGCACGTCTCCGCCTACACCCTCCAGGTGGAGAAGGGCACCCCCTTCGCCCTCCTGGGCCTAAGGGAGGACCCCGAGCGGGAGGCCTGGGCCATGGAGCGGGCGGAGGAGGTGCTGGGAGAGGCGGGGCTTTTGCGCTACGAGGTCTCCAACTTCGCCAGGGAAGGGGAAGAGGCCCGGCACAACCTCGTCTACTGGCGGGCGGGCTTCTGGCTCGCCCTGGGCCCCAGGGCCACGGGGCAGTACCCGGGAAAAGGGGGGGCCTACGCCCTAAGGCGCACGGCCCCGCCCCTTCCCCGCTGGCTTTTGGGGGAAGCCCCGGAGGAAGAGGCCATCTCCCCCCTGGAGCACGCCAAGGAAAGCCTCATGCTGGGCCTGAGGCTCCGGGAAGGGGTGGAGGTGGGGGCCGTGGAGAAGAGGACGGGGCTCACCCTCTTCCCCCTCCTCCAAGGGAGGGCGATGGAGCTCGCCCAAGAAGGCCTCCTCCAGGTCCGGGGGAAAAGGCTCCTTCCCACCCCGAAGGCCTTTCCCCTCCTCCACCGGGTGGTCCTGGAGCTTTGGGAGGCCCTTGCCCCCCTGGCCCCGGACCAGGGGGGCTAG